The Biomphalaria glabrata chromosome 15, xgBioGlab47.1, whole genome shotgun sequence region ACGCTCCCTTTAGGAATGGCGTGTTAATAGCGATATATTTGTTTTGGCAGTCTTCCACCTCCGCCATTGCAATGGATTCGGTTTTTAGGCACCCCAGCGGTGGTTCTGTTTTGCTTCTCTATAGGCTTAATCGTTTCGACCCTGGCGCCACGTTGAGGTGTAAAACCCTTAAACTTTTGATGTGGAGGgcgtgttgaaaaaaaaaataattcaacgACCCTGTCATAAAGGGTAGAAGAAAGAAACGGTCGTCGTCTGCTGTGCGGGCCAAATACCaactttaactctttatcttcgtaattattttttccacGTTTCTGATAGAATTGTCCATTTTTCACTCATGtgcattctaccctgttatggttaacccttaaaacgcgtgtggtagatagcctctaaacatcagactAGTGtttgcactcattgtaaaacagttcagcactttaagggttaaacgtcaataacatttttgtttgtaatcagaaagcGTTactttttggtatagaattttaggagaatgcatgctctttttaaataacacaaattatagtttataaaaccagaaattaatttaatttaattaggtcaaatcaactatggtatcgttaattagaagagaaagagttaacactaGGTGAGGAAAAAAGTGATCGCTGTTCATGATCCGTCCACTATGGCGTGTAGGTCTCAAAAAACACTCAGATTactcaaaaacaacaacaacaaaacattcagattactaaaaaaaacaacaacaaaacactcAGATTactcaaaaaacaacaacaaaacattcagattactcaaaaaaacaacaacaaaacactcAGATtactcaaaaaaacaacaacaaaacactcAGATtactcaaaaaaacaacaacaaaacactcAGATTactcaaaaaacaacaacaaaacactcAGATtactcaaaaaaacaacaacaaaacattcagattactcaaaaaaaaaacattcagattACTCAAAAAAACACTCAGATtactcaaaaaaacaacaacactcagattactcaaaaaaacaacaacaaaacactcAGATtactcaaaaaaacaacaacaaaacactcAGATTactcaaaaaacaacaacaaaacactcAGATtactcaaaaaaacaacaacaaaacattcagattactcaaaaaaaaacattcagattACTCAAAAAAACACTCAGattactcaaaaaaaaacaacaacactcagATTACTCAAAAAACCACTCAGATtactcaaaaaaacaaacatacaacaACAGTCAgattactcaaaaaaaaaaaaaaccactcagATTACTCAAAAAAACACTCAGATTactcaaaaacaaacaaacaacaacactcaGATtactcaaaaaacaaaaacaagagaattttattttaatttcctaCATTTAAGAGTTCACTTTTTCGAACCTAGTCCTGTTTTCTGGGGGCCTCGCCCCAGACTAAACTCGGTGGCTGCCAACATATAAACTCTTTGTATGTAAACGACCCGATTCTAATTAAACCACATTGGTACGTCGGGGTTCCAACATGCGCTTTTGATGGGTTATAACTGTGACCTTCgtaacacacacgcacacacacacacgtacacacacacacagaaacacacacacagacacagaaacacacacacagacacaaggGGCGATACTTAAACGTCTTGTTTAATATAGGGCTTTGAAGATACAAACCTTTTCAAGATCAATAGAGTCAGatgttgtgggggggggggggcagggcgCCTTGACCGCTTCTCACCCATTTCCGTTTCTCGGCACCCTTGCAATGGTTGAAGCTGATGGCAAACTtaaccatgaaaaaaaaaagttaaataacaaaaaaattaatatcgcGCGtgatttttcaaattttagtttgtGCGCAATAtggatctatatatatctaccCTATCTATGTAAACATACTTGGTCCGCCCCTGAAAGTCACCTACAAAAAGAGAAATGTTTTCTAGTAAAGTAGAGTTcctcttgtgatctatagggcagatgatgtaaaggtcatctgtttctgtggcccacggttaacgaggatgtcatgtggccagcacaacgatcaaccgcgttacttttccccaactagtgtcaggtacccattatagctgggtggactcaaaagattccaaaattgaaaatttgggcgcctctgagtccagcctgCTCTGACCAACTTGAGGGTGGAAGGCAGATGAgtgttatttacattaaatattaaatactagTTGATCTACGGCGTAGCTagcgccgctattttgcagggccggccttaggccactgcaaccaatgcgactgcagtgggccccgcactttaataggacccgcgctaattctagtgTAAGttgttaaattaaaccattttataagatttcccgcggcctcctgatttaccaggaactcctggaaatctcctgaaattgcaaaatatacgaaaagtcctgaaatatatagacaaaaattgtcaataTGGGgcgtcattcaatatggaaaacgccaatactacgctcgataaaaaaaaaagggcattatgcaatacccgtaattttCACTtgttatccgtatccctacccaaactgggccccgcgaaatcaGTTTTGTATAGGGACCCACAATGTTTAAGtcactatttagtgacgggtgaataatacttgttctccccccccccccttttttttttctcgccgctaaagttacgtggggtaactctagtccgacttgtagaaataaaagagtgatctttccatgacttcttggtgaTGTCATGAatggttgagccatgaagagaactatatattaaaataaatgttacgcaaaatgcaggggccacaAAGAGGTCAAgagggcccccaaacgatggcaAATTTctaactacgccactgccgACAATCAGGTGGTTATTACAGTAAATGACACGGCTAACGCAGAACAGGCGTTTCAAAAATCCTGTTTCTAAGAGATCAGGTTGGAGGTACGTGCTCAGCCCTTCTTGACAGACTAAAGTGCAACAAATCAAGTTTACAAAGTCTGCCAATCAACtttcttctctcccccccccccgttctctttttttttctcccttgtGCGTTTTCACTTCTGCTGGCTTTTTTCCCCCTCCAAGTGTCTTCTGCAGACCACCGCGCAGTCGCGATCTCCTGTCTTCCGGTGTAAACACAACTTCTGTTGTCTCGCGCTTTGTACATAAACATTATCCACCAATCAACGACCCTCTAAGGGTGCCCACCCCGATTCCCCCCTCCCCTATATTAACCAACCCACCTTTAAAAGATGTGCAGGTTTTCTGAGAACAAAGTGAAACGACTTTTTTGAATAAATAAACTGCATTTAGtaagatgttgttgtttttttcgtctAAAACTTACTTTATTTAGGTTCCTATTAGTATAaatctcagaaaaaaaaaaaaaaaacgttgaatCTCAGTGATTGATCTTcttgaatctaaaaaaaaaaaaaattaccttcacCTGTTCCCTTAGCTTGATTGACCGTTGGggaaccacacaagatctgttgacctcctataataaagattattattataattgttaCAACAAATGCATTATTAtatcttatcatcttatcttatcgtttAAATTATAAACGTTCCTTTAAGCGAAAAAGATAATGACGTCCATGAGCTAATCTAGTAGTGCATGTTAATAAGAGACTTCAACTCTGAtgtcatttgttttcctggctgaaaaaaaagaacTCACGTTGAATCTCAGTGATTGATCTTcttgaatctaaaaaaaaaaaatttaccttCACCTGTTTCCTTAGCTTGATTGACCGTTGGggaaccacacaagatctgttgacctcCTTTCTCAAGTCCGCTCTGTCTTTAGCATTTGGTAGAAtctctttcattgacaggcACGTCCATTCTTTCAGGCTGACCCTCCCATCGCCCCCCTCCCCTATCGGCACAGCTCCTGGAAGGAGGGCCCAAGGCCCGAAACGACCAGAGTCTCTGCCCGTGTACAGCCAGCAAGTTATCGCGGGGCCCGCTCGATCTCTACAAAAAAAGGAAACCACAAATGTCTGTATACAAGAATTCTCAATTCTCTTTTACTTTAAAGCTCACACATTGCCTTTTTTCCTGCGCAAAATCACTTCTGAGCTTATCgagcaaagtttttttgttttgttttttttttgtgaaggaAATTTCGATATAATTCATCCACTCATACTATGCTTTTCGATGTATGTTTTAAATTACGATTTATACGTTTTGAGAATGGTATCTTCACTGTGCATACATTATTACTGTTCGTATTTTAACCCGTCTATAACTTACATGCTCAAGAAACATGAACTCTGCTTGGGAGTTCAATATTTTGGTTTTCGTTTCAGAGTTGTCGTTCCTTAAGTGTAAATATATTGAAATCTGCTTCCAAAACATCTCCAAGTCACGTGATGCTTATCATCCGAACTTGTTTCCGAGCAGTACAACACCCCGACAGCCTCTCAGATTCCCGGTATCTTGGAGTCAGCATGACCACAGACACCCAGCTTGATCAACCAACACATTGACATTCGGTACACACATACAGACGCTCAAAAACACACCCACGTAtacacatgtacacacacacacaagccaacatattttttttaaatttataaatgacACTAAAATCTGTGCCAAAATtccgtgttttttttccccagtagTTGCAGCTATCGTCTGCGTCTTCCGTTTTATCAACAGTTGTTTCCCTTGATAACTAATAAAAATCTTCACCAGTTTCGTTTCGTACCTGTTCTTTCCCGCTCTTTTCATAAAATCTttcttaaacttaaaaaaaatatataaaaataaaataatataataataataataatataaaaacacggtcaaaatatatttataatttttaacttACTGATAAGGAACGCGATGTCGATCCATATATATCTGCCCCTCTCCATCAGCAACACGGTATTTTGAGGCTGCGCGTCAGCAGTTGCGTTGCGTGGGGCGGTGACGTCTGGTGCGGTCCGCCCCAGTTGTGCTTATTTTGAAAATGATACAAATCCGATTCCGACCTTAGGACAAAATGTTATTTtgagaaaatgtttaaaaacacatttttttattgactcataGCCATAGtcaacaaatatattttgacgcattaatgttgttttttttttttcttaaaagttttttttagttaatttgaCGTAAGGGATATTTCATTTGAATCTAATACAGACGACTGCAAAACACCCACCATGTTTATGTGTATTGAGTGTGtgcaaaaagtaaagttcccctttcagacattgtaatCTAAGAGGctgatggtgtaaaggtcatgtgtttTTATGACCCccggttgacgagggtgtcatgtggccagaacaacgaccaaccgcaatTACTTttactcaactaatgtcaggtatccattacctctgggtggactcagaggcgccctgaaaatccccaaagaaaaaatcccagtcttcgccaggattcgagcccgggaccccctgttcggaagccaagcgctttaccactcagccacagtgtCTCCATTTGaatgtgtaagtgtgtgtaaaAACAGTATTCGTTCAGATACTTCATTGCCCCTTTTAGCACGTGTGTGGGTTGTACATTCTACGTTCTAATGTAACCATGAGTAAAACTAAAGCGAATAATATGTTAGTAttggctgaatagattctgatgtgaCCACGAGAAAGTCTGTCACAGTCGTGGTTCTAGATGTGGGAAAGTTGAAGGGAGAGGGGACGAGTGATAGAATGACTAGtctttacaaagtttatatcaactctctctgttcgtctgtccgtctgtttgtctagtcaaatgtttgaacatgttttctcTCCCATTTTCCAATTTCgggtcaagttaaaactttgctcaattattGAGCATAAGGCATGAAacaatacaaataattaattaattattggtgaataattattttgtttgatatcgacaTAAGGGGAATAAAGGCTACTTAATGAGTGATGTGgttgtatatatggatttaatccacttattttgttttgacccattttttcttccactttccgttattggatcaagttgaagttttgcataattattcattgtcgatgacatacacgaatcaatccaaaaattaaccatttcaTCAATCATTTAGTGCTAATTAattcattgtgttttatatagcagaaagggagcttaACCCGGTAAGTTTCAgttaaatggcagtaattaacggttctttcccttagataacctttttttttttaaaaaaaaagtatttttttttaaactgttggAAGTGCATTTAAATATTGTGATTCTACATGAGCACCTGAATTAAgcttgggaaagtaaaggaggtttgtcgttgtgctggccaaatgacaccctgctcgttaaccgttgtccacagaaacagatgacgtcaacatcatctgccttatagatcgcaaggtctggtaCGGGAACTctctaaaatatatatctaaattgAAGTTGGAAGCTGTGTATATACTGTTGACTTCCTGTTGACCACACGTGACTTCCTTAGACATTCTATGTAAATGATGTAATGATCCTAGtctacaaagcttaaatcaactcactctgtgtgtctggtaaaaagtttgtacgcgttatttctcccaaacccaatctcggatcaagctgaaatttggcacaatcgTCTCTTTAACcttacaacacaagaatcaataataataataataataaaaataaccaaACTATTGGTAagaaattactttgtttggtatctccaACAAAGGAATGAAATAGTACTTGATTGAAGTGGTGtaataagctgaattagtcccctttatattagacTGCCTTCTCAGGCTTAGTGAACCCAAACCTGAAATAGAAACAACGAATAACTATAATACTATATAATCTTCCACTAGACTCTTTCATAGTAGGGTagttaccgcgttggcttgagaaccCTGAGCAGGATTCAGCCCACAAGTTCGAAGTCAGGtcgtcctcttttttttttatttttatttatttaataaatgcttttttttttaattgtttgtctagacctattacaaatttaatgacatgactgactctaactaattgataaaagtaACCTTAAAAtacgtaatttttttattttgatttttttttaaaagtattttatatgttttggtTTGAAAAAGAAGTTTGTTGAAGTTTATTCAAGTTCGTCATGAAAAGGTtaagttgtactagctgtttaaAGCTACAACACAaccactgccccccccccctttttttcctccggtcccccccccccccccccccccccccgtctacAACTTTTAGCAACCTTGGcaaattttataacttattGGCGCGCGTGTCTCAGTTAGAGCTGACTTTGCTGCACCGGCTGCCTCAATATTAGATgcttatatatattaaaaataaaatatgtctgCACCCAAAATTCTCATATTCCTTCCTCCTTCTCGTTATCTCATTTGGGAGGTTCAGAAAACCAGTTTCCATATCTAGAGTTTATCTGCGCCCCAGTGGTTGTCAGGATCCGGCTGCTCTTTACGAGTGTCTTTAAACAGGGGAAGCTCGAAGGCCGGGGTCTTGTTTGGGCCTCTTGATGAGCTGTTCAGCTTCTAAGGCTCGAAGGACGGGGTCTTGTTGGGGCCTCTTGATAAACTGTGCAGCTTCTAAGGCTCGAAGGCCGGGGTCTTTTCGGGGCCGCTTGATGAACTGTGCAGCTTCTAAGGCTCGAAGGCCGGGGACTTGTTGGGGCCTCTTGATGAACTGTGCAGGTTCTAAGGCTCGCTCGAAGTCCGGGTCTTGTTGGGGCCTCTTGATGAGCTGTGCAGCTTCTAAGGCTCGAAGGCCGAGGTCTTGTTGGGGCCTCTTGATGAACTGTGCAGCTTCTAAGGCTCGAAGGCCGGGGTCTTGTTGGGGCCTCTTGATAAACTGTGCAGCTTCTGAGGCTCGAAGTCCGGGGTCTTGTTGGGGCCTCTTGATAAACTGTGCAGCTTCTGAGGCTCGAAGTCCGGGGTCTTGTTGGGGCCTCTTGATGAACTGAGCAGCTTCTAAGGCTCGAAGGCTGGGGTCTTGTTGGGGCCTCTTGATGAACTGTGCAGCTTCTAAGGCTCGAAGGCCGGGGTTTTTTCAGGGCCGCTTGATGAACTGTGCATTTTCTAAGGCTCGAAGGCCGGGGACTTGTTGGGGCCTCTTGATGAACTGTGCAGCTTCTAAGGCTCGAAGGCCGGGGTCTTGTTGGGGCCTCTTGATGAACTGTGCAGCTTCCAAGGCTCGAAGTCCGGGATCTTGTTGGGGCCTCTTGATGAACTGTGCAGCTTCTGAGGCTCGAAGTCCGGGGTATTGTTGGGGCCTCTTGATGAACTGTGCAGCTTCTAAGGCTCGAAGGCCGGGGTCTTGTTGAGGCCTCTTGATGAACTGTGCAGCTTCTGAGGCTCGAAGTCCGGGGTCTTGTTGGGGCCTCTTGATGAACTGTGCAGCTTCTAAGGCTCGAAGGCCGAGGTCTTGTTGGGGCCTCTTGATGAACTGTGCAGCTTCTAAGGCTCGAAGGCCGGGGTCTTGTTGGGGCCTCTTGATGAACTGTGCAGCTTCCAAGGCTCGAAGGCCGAGGTCTTGTTGGGGCCTCTTGATGAGCTGTGCAGCTTCCGAGGCTCGAAGTCCGGGGTCTTGTTGGGGCCTCTTGATGAACTGTGCAGCTTCTAAGGCTCGAAGGCCGAGGTCTTGTTGGGGCCTCTTGATGAACTGTGCAGCTTCTAAGGCTCGAAGTCCGGGGTCTTGTTGGGGCCTCTTGATGAGCTGTGCAGCTTCTGAGGCTCGAAGTCCGGGGGTCTTGTTGGGGCCTCTTGATGAGCTGTGCAGCTTCCGAGGCTCGAAGTCCGGGGTCTTGTTGGGGCCTCTTGATGAACTGTGCAGCTTCTGAGGCTCGAAGGCCGGGGTCTTGTTGGGGCCTCTTGATGAACTGTGCAGCTTCCAAGGACATGGTCTACAGTCTCTGGAGACACTCGACTTGGGGATGTTCATGCTGGTtacggttttttctttttacggGCAATATGTGGCCTCGTTCTGATGAGCCTTGTCAAAAAGAGCCAAACGGCAATGTCAGTATGTCGTTATCTCATCCAAACCTTGTCCACACATTTCCCGCTCTTAATTAGGGAACTGAAAGGCACCATCAGACATCAGATTTCTCCTTttgttcaatttgttttttaacggTCCCATTTTCtactttctctccccccccccctccttttattTCCACCAGAATattaatgccccccccccaaaaaaaacccTCAGTTTCTATATCTCTTTTTCTTCAtctatctctttttctgtctctctgaatctctctgtctatctttttttttgtgtctctttctgtctttctatttctctctgtttctgtctctctttctctctcttgttctgtctctctgactctgtctgtttatctttctttttgtccatctctctttctgtctttctatctctgtctgtctgtctctctttctctctctctctgtctttctttctttgtgtctaACTCTCTTTCTggctttctgtctctctttctatctctctctttttctctgtctgtctgtctctctttccatctctctctcattctttctcttctccactaaaaaaaaaatttaatgaaaacaaCCCCAGGTCTAAGGGGACACAACTCGAGATAAGACAAATTATGACGTGAAACGGtcttttcccccccccccccccccccccccaacccaattttttttttaaaagcgctcgagtataagatttaaaaacaaaaatctctcTGTAGCAGCTGACAGCCAGTAGTACCACCAAGACTGACGCAGATGAAATGAAAGGccagacataaaaaaaacaaaacatacattttGTCGAATTTCGATGTGAGCAATAAGCActcgtgtgtgtgcgtgcgtgcgtgtgcatcttatcttatatattacaggcGTTGcatcaaaaagaagataatttcatgtgtcaatttagtcatgcatgttaattaatgcCTTAAACTCCGCTAAATCGTtggtctgattcaggcaacccattccaatcTCTAAtggcgctagggaagaaggagcacttgcacgaatttgttctagcgtatggaataagaaatgtgcctctatcgttgtgtctttctgagtttcattaggttttgttttgctatttctaaa contains the following coding sequences:
- the LOC129923066 gene encoding protein PRQFV-amide-like, coding for MNIPKSSVSRDCRPCPWKLHSSSRGPNKTPAFEPQKLHSSSRGPNKTPDFEPRKLHSSSRGPNKTPGLRASEAAQLIKRPQQDPGLRALEAAQFIKRPQQDLGLRALEAAQFIKRPQQDPGLRASEAAQLIKRPQQDLGLRALEAAQFIKRPQQDPGLRALEAAQFIKRPQQDLGLRALEAAQFIKRPQQDPGLRASEAAQFIKRPQQDPGLRALEAAQFIKRPQQYPGLRASEAAQFIKRPQQDPGLRALEAAQFIKRPQQDPGLRALEAAQFIKRPQQVPGLRALENAHLRALEAAQFIKRPQQDPGLRASEAAQFIKRPQQDPGLRASEAAQFIKRPQQDPGLRALEAAQFIKRPQQDLGLRALEAAQLIKRPQQDPDFERALEPAQFIKRPQQVPGLRALEAAQFIKRPRKDPGLRALEAAQFIKRPQQDPVLRALEAEQLIKRPKQDPGLRASPV